The proteins below come from a single Uloborus diversus isolate 005 chromosome 10, Udiv.v.3.1, whole genome shotgun sequence genomic window:
- the LOC129231233 gene encoding uncharacterized protein LOC129231233 yields the protein MFPLCKACTENMSQGVCQHSDEERAIVGTWVTEEVKLAVEKGYQLTKIYEVYHFSKSSTELFKSYIDTFLKIKQESSGYPADCTTDAEKEKYIKEYLEKEGIQLNPQNIKKNAGKRQVSKLALNSFWGRWGMNINKVQLTYVHSLPQFNKILADPTKNIKDIYLPTAEVAALVWDNQKEFVQQETTTNVFLAAFTTSWARMKLYTEMDKLGKAVLYHDTDSIIYASNGVNDPPIGNFLGEFTDELNGDEITTFISGGPKNYAYVTKQGKTCCKVRGFTLNFRNSQKLNFDSMRNLVCSMDENESISLVNPTKITRDGKRRKVSNKKEVKLYKIIYNKRVLKEDLTTLPYGY from the exons ATGTTTCCACTCTGCAAAGCTTGCACAGAAAACATGAGCCAAGGTGTTTGCCAACACAGCGACGAAGAACGAGCGATTGTTGGCACTTGGGTGACGGAGGAGGTGAAGCTAGCAGTTGAAAAGGGATACCAACTGAcgaag atttatgaAGTTTATCATTTCTCTAAGTCTTCAACTGAATTATTTAAATCATACATTGACACATTCCTGAAAATCAAACAGGAGAGCAGTGGATACCCAGCTGATTGCACTACTGAtgccgaaaaagaaaaatacattaaagaGTATTTAGAAAAAGAAGGAATTCAACTGAATCcccagaacattaaaaaaaacgctGGCAAACGCCAAGTATCAAAATTAGCTCTAAACAGTTTTTGGGGGAG ATGGGGAATGAACATCAACAAAGTGCAGCTCACATATGTCCATTCTCTGCCGCAGTTTAATAAAATTTTGGCTGACCCAACAAAAAAT ATAAAGGATATATACCTACCTACCGCAGAAGTCGCTGCTCTCGTGTGGGACAACCAGAAAGAGTTCGTGCAACAAGAAACTACAACAAATGTTTTCCTCGCTGCATTCACGACTTCCTGGGCTCGGATGAAATTATACACCGAGATGGATAAATTGGGAAAAGCCGTCCTTTACCATGATACTGATAGTATTATATATGCCTCAAATGGAGTCAACGACCCACCAATCGGAAATTTTCTAGGCGAGTTTACTGATGAGCTGAATGGTGATGAAATCACAACATTCATTTCGG gaggtCCTAAAAATTACGCTTATGTAACCAAACAAGGAAAGACTTGCTGCAAAGTGCGAGGGTTCACTCTGAACTTTAGGAActctcaaaaattgaattttgattcAATGCGGAATCTGGTTTGCAGTATGGACGAAAATGAATCCATTAGTTTGGTGAATCCTACGAAAATCACCAGAGATGGAAAACGTAGGAAAGTATCTAACAAAAAGGAGgtaaaattatacaaaattatttataacaaaCGTGTTTTGAAAGAGGACTTAACTACATTACCATATGGGTATTGA